AAGCCCAGAAGCTAGACAACCTAAGGGGTTAGGACGGACGGATTCATGTTCAGGCAGGCAGACTTACCTGGGGAAGCCCTACACCATCCAAGTCGACTTGGTAAGCTCGAACAAGCCGAAAGGTAAGGGAGAGAAGAAGTGGTGTAGGGTGGCAGATGAGTCCGTAGTAGTTATGAACCCTTAGCCTGTGAAGGCTGGTAACAGACCGGAGGGTAAGACTAAGGGGACAGTGTTCATGTAGCACTGAGCTACTAGTGCCAAAAGCGCTAGCAGTTGCGAAGGGGCGAAAGCAAACTAAAGTGTACGACCGCGTAACAAACGAGCATGAGAGAAGACAAGCAAGGCTGAAGTGCCAAGGGGAACGGGATTACCGGGGGGTGACGAACCAACTGGGATCTGCGTCCGCTCAGCAGAATACCGTGGATGAGTGTGGTAGATTGCCATAGAGCTAGAGACGCTACACAAACCATGGAAAGTAACTGCGATCATGCAAGGGAGAGACGTAGGAAGTACAGCGAGATGAAGGAGCAAAGATGAAGTATTACAGCCTAATCGACAAGGTATACAACAAAAAGAACCTCGAGGAAGCCTACGAAGCCGTGAAAGCGAACAAAGGGGCTCCCGGAATAGACGGGCAGACCGTGGACGCTTACGGTGAAGACCTAAAGGCTGAAATTGATGCACTTCATCTTGAGCTCAAGACCGAAACGTACAAACCGATGCCAGTACGCAGGGTGGAGATACCCAAGCCAGACGGAAGTAAGCGGCCGCTGGGTGTACCCACCATCAAGGATAGGGTAGTACAGCAAGCACTTCTAAATGTGATGCAGCCTATCTTTGATCCAGGATTTCATCCATCAAGCTATGGATACAGACCGGGGCGGTCCTGCCAGCAGGCGGTAGCCAAGGCGAAAAGGTATATGAACCAACACGGGCTGAAGCACGTGGTAGACATGGACCTATCCAAATGTTTTGACCGTCTAGACCATGAACTCATACTTCAAGGAGTCAATCGCAGAATAAGTGACGGGGCAGTGCTCCGGCTCATTCGGCAGTTCCTCGAGTCAGGGGTCATGAAGGACGGCGTATACGAAGATACAAGAGTCGGCAGTCCTCAGGGTGGGGTAATCTCGCCGCTGATTGCTAACATCTATTTGGATCACTTCGACCAAGCGATGAGATCGAAGGGTATTCACATAGTACGCTATGCCGATGATATTTTGATCTTTGCCCGGTCTCCACGCCAAGCGGAGAAGTATAAAAAGATAGCCTTTGGGATACTGGAAGATGAGCTCAAACTAGTCGTCAACCGGGAGAAAACGCAGATAACAAGCGCTTACAACGGAGTCCCATATCTAGGGTTTGTCATTTACAGTAAGTATGTAGGCATCAATCCCAGAAAGGTTAAAGCCTTTAAAGACACTATCCGCAAACTGACACCTAGAAACCACGGTATGAATATTGAAACCATGGTTAGAAGATTAAACCCCGTCCTAAGGGGATGGATAAACTACTTCCGTGCGGCAAACTGCAAAGGGGTAGTAGGGAAGCTTATGGGGTGGATACGCAGGCGACTTAGGATGAAACAAATGAGGGAGTGGAAGAGCTGGAAAGCCCTCCACAAAGAACTGCGTAGGCGGGGGTACAAAGGGGAGTTCAAGAAACTCTCCATGCGGAAATGGAGAAACTCTGCAAGTCCCTTGCTTTCAATGGCATTGCCAAACAGTTGGTTTGATAAGATCGGTCTAGTAAACCTCGCAGGATACGAGGTTGGCATCTTGCATCGTTATTATCCAACGACTGAAGCTTGTTAGGAGCCGTGTACGGGTCCGTACGCACGGTTCTTTGAGAGGGCCGCCGCTAGGAAAGATCACCTAGCGGCACCCTACTCGATTGTGTTCAAAAAGACGGGCTATTGCAGGATTTTGTTGATTTACACAGAACCAACATATAAAAGGAGGTATACTATGAGACAATATTGTAAACATCTGTTAATGTTGGTCGTGTTGCTGCTAGTACTTTCGGGCAACGCATGGTGTACAACGATAGAGATCAACGAGTTGGCGCATGACAGCATACATTTTACCTTTACTAATGCAAGGTTTGTTAATTATAATGGCACTAGAAGCTTCTCTATAGATGTAGAAGCGGAGGTAAAAACCACTTTTCGTTCTAGGGATATAGCATTTAGTGAACTTGAACTGATTATGCTTGATGGTGATGCCAACAAGATAATTAGTGTCACCCCCATCATGTTCAACTCCACTACATTCGGAACGGTATTCAAACTGGATCAAAGCGGAAGCAAGGTGTCGACCGCAACAGACGTAGCGGATCGAGCGGTCAAAGCAGTTGAGGTGGATTCGGGCAAAAGGCATAAAGGCACACTTCTTTTCTATCTGCCCGAGGAGTTCTCGATGATTATGTCGCTTGCCTATAAATCGTCAAATGCTGCAGTAAGAAAAGCAGAAAATGCTTACATAGACTTACCTATGGAAGCCATCAGTTCTAAACATATTTATGATGAATTGGCGTCAACAGAAGTGGCAACGAATGGCACCGTGATACTCCTTGAGATACTACAAAAGATGACGGAGTTTGCTAACTTGAATGAACCACTTAAAGCAGCGTGGTGACCAATTGGCGACGATATGTACATATGTTGGATTAGCCCGGTATTTGACCGGGCTTTATTCTTTCTGCCAACGTTTATGCTCTAAGAGCCTTTGGTTCTAGGTTTTAACACCGCAACTCAAAGAAGTTGTCCGTACAGTCCAGTGCAAGCTCCACCAGCTTCTCTGTTGGGTAGACCCTGTAGACTCTCTGCAAAGCTATGTCGTAAGCCTGTTCGTCGAACGGCTGTTCTTTTCGCCGTAATACTGCATCCTTAAATTTGTTTGACCACTCGGTTCCCAACCCAACTAGGCGAAGCGCTTTTACAAGGCCTGTATTTGCATCAACCAGACAAACATGTAATGCATATCCGCTGCCCTCTTTCAGACTCTCAAAAATAAATGGTTGGGATAAATGGACAGTTTAACCGAGGCGAGTTATCCAGCAGGGAAAGAGGGCTTACATGTGGAAATCATCTCCAAAGGAGGCGATGCAATGAAGCAAATTGCAGTTGCGGTGTTGGTAGTGTTATTGCTGACAGGGGTGGTTGGGGCCGTACCATATCCTTATGGGGAGTATGTGCTGGATGGTAACCGAGATCCGGCCGCGGTTTATGACGAAATTCACGAGGTTCACAAAGCTCCAATTACAGCCGAAGGTGATAGTGTCTACCCATGGACTGAATTATCATTTGCTAGCTTGACAACGCCTGCGCTGATCGAGGCCGAGGTCAACCGAGATGCGGCACACAATTTTTGGACGGCAACCGAAAAAACGCAAAAACATGACGAGCGCTATGCAATCTATGTTGATGATTCGATCCATTTCTGGGTACTCCTAGTCGCTGATCCGAATACATCTCACGGCTATCGCTATGTGGAGCCCGACGGCCATAAGACATATATATCCAGAATCGTTTTGGAGACAAGTGATGGCAAGCGCTATACGCCTAACCTTATCTATGGAGGGGACGCAGATCTAGTGGAGCGACATTGGTTGGCCGTTACGTCTATATGGTTCCCAAGATATGATGAGGGCGAGCAAATCATAAACGAAAGTACAGAGTGGATTAGGTTGTGGTTTATTACCGGGACAGATAGAGCTTATTTTCAGTTTGATTTTGAAAATAAAGGTAACCTACTGGCGCCTGGCCGAATCTGGGGGTTGCCCTAGATCGAAACACCGTCACGAATATCACTCAGCAAATGCTTCAAGAATCAAAAGTCTATCTTACTGGTAACATCCATTATGAAACGGATGATTGAGCCAAACAAGAACAGCCCGGCAGAAGCCGGGCCTTTTTTGATTCGTTATATGTCCTAGCATGACTCAGTACTGCTACATTACTGCCACATTTTCGGGTGTTTTCCGTCCTACCCAAAACCCGCAAACCGTTGGTGCCGAAGGGGGGATTCGAACCCCCACGGGCTTGCACCCACTGCGCCCTGAACGCAGCGCGTCTGCCAGTTCCACCACTTCGGCACTATTTACGACAATCATGATTTTAGCACATATCCAATGGTAGATCAAGGCACTCTTTCGTAAAAAGTTGAGGTCGGGGCCACTGCAATGTCTGAGTTGCCGTGGCGTATTGCCTGCCCGGTGAAATTCATGTGTGTGCCCAACCTTTTGGCGAGCCAACGGAAACGTAGATATACCAACGGTTTGTCGAAAAACCTCGGATTATGTAGAAACTAACAGAATATTAGCCTAGAGAACGTATTGTGAAGCAAGTAAGTGCTATGTATGGAAAACAGAGGATTACAGGGTTTGTCGATTATCGACATATATAGTAGAATCATTGGCGAGGGGTAGCAAGTTTTTCTGCTTCTGGCAGCTTGGGGAAAAGATAGCAGAAAGGCCCCTGTCGGTATCCTACCAGGTTATGTGAAAAGTGTATAATGTTCATGTGAAAACTTGACTTAAATACGATTTCTGGGGTATAATTCTAACGTGTACAGCATTTTACAGCTGATCGTCTGTAGGGAATCTAGTTTTCTGGATATTTAGACTGGGCAAAAACAAAACATAGAAGAGAAAGGAAGCTAAACAATGTTACTTAAACGAACACGAAGAATTACGCAATTATTGCAAAATGACGGGGACGAAGTAACCTTTAGTGATATTGCGCGTGTAGTAGCTACAGAAATGGAAGAAACCTGTGTTTATGTTGTCAATCGAAAAGGGAAGGTTTTAGGATATGCCCTTCCTGAAGGTTATGAAACCACTGATTTTGACTCTGATTGGCTAATGGACGGCAAACTACCTGATGAGTACAACGAAGTGTTGCTGCGGGTTGGCACTCTTACGGCAGAGAAGGATGTGGCTACTGCCCTTGGTGTCAAGGTCGCCCTGATTTGTCCTGTTGTTGGTAATGGACGCAGGTTAGGTACTTTCATGATGGTTAGGCTAAACGGGCGGTTCAATGATGATGATAGCCTAGTTGCGGAAATTGCTTCCACCATCATCGGCATGATTATGGCCCATGCGGTCAGTGAAGAGGAAGAGGATGAGGTTACCGAACGGAAAATGGCCATTTCCGCTATTCGGAGTCTATCGTATTCCGAGATTGTGGCGATGCAGCGTATTTTTGATGAGCTCAATGGAGACGAGGGCCTGTTGGTGGCGAGCCGAGTAGCTGACGAAGCGGGCATCACCCGGTCAGTTGTTGTTAATGCACTACGGAAGCTGTCTTCCGCTAATGTGATTGAGTCTCGCTCACTTGGTATGAAGGGTACCTATTTGAGGATTCTCAACAAGGAGATTCGTAAGGAACTAGAAGCCCAGAGATATCCTTATCCGGCTGGTGCGGCGGAGCTGAAGAAAAAGAGAGCCTAAGTCAAGGCTTACTTGTGTGGGTGTGGGTCGGAGTTTTCACTTCGGCCCTTTTTTCATTTCCGTTCCCCGATAGACAATAGGTGCTTGGTACTTGTCCGTTAGTCGATCAAGGGCGCAGCTTAGCTTGTATTTAGCCTGGGTGTTAAAAAGCGAGGCTTGTTGTTGAGGTGTTAGCCGGGATACAGAGATACCCAGCAGTCTAAACGGGCTGTTTCCGCGTGGCAGCTTATCCAAAAGATCACAGGCTTCATAGTAGATCGTATCATCATCTTGAAAAGTATAATCCTTTGTGATGCTACGGGTAACGGTGTGAAAATCGCTATAACGAGCTTTAAGCGTGATTGTCTGGGCAGATAAGGATTTGGCCCGTAATCTGCGTCCAATAGCAGCGGCATGGTTGGCCAAGACTCTTTTCACATCAGCAATGTTGCTGATGTCGGTGGGAAAGGTAGTCTCATGACCAATGGATTTTGCCTCGGAGTCCGGTGTTACCGTGCGGTCATCGATGCCGTTGGCTAGTTCCCATATTAGAAGGCCGCCGTTACCAAGAATCTGCTCAAGGAACTGAGGAGTCCTGGTCCGTACATCCTTGATGGTCTGGATACCATAGCGGCGTAATTGCTTCTGGGTTTGGGTCCCTACCCCCCAGATCCTGCTAACGGGCAAAGGATCCAGCATGGTCTGCATATTGCTTTCATTAATAATCACAAGTCCGTCGGGTTTTTTAAGGTCAGAGGCAAGTTTTGCTAAGAACATATTTGGTGCAATCCCCACAGATGCCGTCAAGCCTACTTTAGACGTTATTTTGGCTTTGACCGCAGAACCCATATCCTGAAGCTGCTCATAGAAATGTTCACATCCAGTCATGTCCAGGAAGGCTTCGTCGATGGAAAGGTGTTCGACTACTGGGGTAAAATCATAGAACAAGGTGTGAATTTGTGCGGAGACCTCTTGGTAGTAATCCATATCCGAGGGCAAGAAGATACCTCCTGGGCAGAGCCGGCGGGCTTGGGCCATGGGCATGGCCGAGTGAATCCCGTACCTACGCGCCTCGTAGGAGCAGGTAGAGACAACTCCTCGGGACCCTAAGCCTCCCACAATGACAGGTTTGCCCCGATACTGCGGGTTCCTTCGTTGTTCAATCGAAGCGAAGAAGGCGTCTAGGTCTACGTGGAGTATTGTTGCCATCGGGGCACCCTCCTTTGAATAATATTATACCAAGGGCAGCATGGAAGAACAATGTTGAAGCTCGGTCCAAGGAGTAGGATATAATAGTCCGTAGAATGGAGGCTTGTTATGTTAGTCGACTACCATATGCATACACCTTTGTGCGGTCATGCCCAAGGAAAACCGGAGGAATACGTGCAGAAGGCTCAGGAGGAGGGGCTTGATCAGATCGGTTTCTCGGGCCATTTACCTTTGTTTCATTTGCCATTGGATTATCCCTATCAGTATCTAAAAGAACCGCTTGGCCGGCTTGAACGTTATGTAGAGTGTATTCGGGACATTCAGAAGACGTATCCCGATGTTCCGATAAAACTAGGTATCGAAGTAGACTATTTTCCTGAGAAGGAAAGGGAGATTGCCGAAGTGTTGTCCTTTCCCTTTGACTATGTTATTGGTTCGGTTCATTTTGCTCGTCCCTACAGTCTTTATGATGAGGGGTTTTATCGACGATTCTCATCGGAAGAGGTGTTTGCCCGGTATTTCCCTGTGGTGGAGAAGGCAGTAGCCAGTGGCCTTTTTGATGTGATTGCCCATTTTGATGTGCCTAAGCTGTATTGTTCCGTACCCGAGAACCTTCTAGAGCTTGCTGAGCCTGCGCTTTTAGCCATGGCCGAAGAAGATACGTGTCTGGAAATCAACAGCGCTGGGTTTAGGACTAGGCCTGGGGAATCCTATCCCGGACCGCTAATCATTAAGAGGGCTTGGGAACTGGGTATTCCGATTACTCTCGGCTCTGACGCCCATCACCCTGAACATGTAGCCTTTGCCTTTGACAAAACCGTTGAGATGCTTACAGATATTGGGTATAATGAAATTGCAACTTTTGAGGGACGAAGCAGGATCATGGTTCCCTTAGGACGGTAGGTTGGTAGAATATGCTCGGCTTGGCATGGTATTTTCCATAGAAGGTGTTGCAAAGGCAACCAAATTGCCCTATCGTTAGATTAGGGCCCAAATATCGAGGGTTCCGGGGGGGTCATCATGGGGAGAAAGACAGAGCCAAAATGGCCTGTGAGGTTAATATCGTTTGCTCGGGCGTTTACTGTGGGCTTAGCCTACTATTCGGTACACAATTTCCCTGGGCTTACTTCTTCCTTTGTGGCGATTTTTGTAGCCCTTTTACCCTTTGACTTAATGGTTGCCATGCCGAATCTCAAAACCCGTTGGGCGGCGGTTAAGCAAATTGTACTGGTAGTCATTCCGCGAATTAGCGCAACGGCGCTGACCTTACTTAAAGGTCTGCTCATTGGGATTGCCTTTGGCACCATTACCCGTTTAGGTCTGCCCGTTTTTTTTGGAGCAGTACTCACCGCGGGCCTAGGATATAGCATTGCGGTGGCTACAAAGGGTAATATTTCTGGGTATGTAGGGATGATTGCTGGCCTTAGCGTATTTGGTGAGATCGTTACCGCTCCCCTTGTGGCCGAGGAGCTTTTGGGAACAGTGCTAAAGGTCAGTCTGATTGTATCCTACGGGACCTTCGGTGCATTATTGGCGGGTTGGGGAGTTGGTCTTTTGGTGGGGATATTGACACGCCTGTGTTTACCTCGCGGCTATCGTTATCTTAAGAGTTCCGCGTACGATCAGCCCTTGGAATACAAGCCGTTCAATGAAGTAATGGGGACAGGTGATAACATGACCCTTGTCTCGCTAACAGTACAAGAAGGCAGCGAATTTGCATGGCGGACGTTAGCTCAGATTGCAATCAAGGAACGTTTTTACGCCCATGTGCTTTCGATTCAGCGGGGTCATGAACATATTACATCACCCGGTGGGAAGGATTATCTTCTTCCCCATGATGAGGTTGTCATATGGGTACCGAAGCATCAAGTAGATGATTTGCTGTCCACAGCAAGAAGGAGCAAAGACGATGAGCAAGAAGTTCAGTTACGGGGGCCAGGCGGTAATTGAAGGAGTCATGATGCGAGGACAAAGGACCATGGCAATTGCTGTACGCAGCAATGACCATAGCATCGTTCTGGATGAGCAGACGTTGCATCCGGTGGCAGATAGGTATCCCTTTCTTAAATGGCCGATTATCCGGGGAGCGGTCTCTTTGGTTGAGACGTTGGTCATTTCCATCAAAGCCCTAAACTACTCCGCAAGTGTATTTGCCGAAGATGAGGGTGAGGAGTTGGGCACAAAGGAACTAGTTTTGACCATGGGGCTTGCGCTGCTGTTGACCGTGGGCATATTCATTGCGTTGCCCGCCTTCTTGTTGCGTTTCGTACAGGCCCATGTACAAAGTAATGTTCTACTAAATCTGGTGGAGGGTGCCATCAAGATCTCCCTTTTTGTTGCCTATATTGCGGTGATTTCCCTCATGGCGGATATCAAGCGGGTGTTTCAGTATCATGGCGCTGAGCACAAGACCATCAACTGTTACGAAAACGGTGAGGAACTAACCGTGTCCAATGTGCGCAAACATAGTCCCATTCACGCCCGCTGTGGGACAAATTTCATCTTGATTGTGTTTTTTGTTAGTGTCTTCATTTTCTCCT
The Limnochordia bacterium genome window above contains:
- the ltrA gene encoding group II intron reverse transcriptase/maturase, with the protein product MKYYSLIDKVYNKKNLEEAYEAVKANKGAPGIDGQTVDAYGEDLKAEIDALHLELKTETYKPMPVRRVEIPKPDGSKRPLGVPTIKDRVVQQALLNVMQPIFDPGFHPSSYGYRPGRSCQQAVAKAKRYMNQHGLKHVVDMDLSKCFDRLDHELILQGVNRRISDGAVLRLIRQFLESGVMKDGVYEDTRVGSPQGGVISPLIANIYLDHFDQAMRSKGIHIVRYADDILIFARSPRQAEKYKKIAFGILEDELKLVVNREKTQITSAYNGVPYLGFVIYSKYVGINPRKVKAFKDTIRKLTPRNHGMNIETMVRRLNPVLRGWINYFRAANCKGVVGKLMGWIRRRLRMKQMREWKSWKALHKELRRRGYKGEFKKLSMRKWRNSASPLLSMALPNSWFDKIGLVNLAGYEVGILHRYYPTTEAC
- the codY gene encoding GTP-sensing pleiotropic transcriptional regulator CodY produces the protein MLLKRTRRITQLLQNDGDEVTFSDIARVVATEMEETCVYVVNRKGKVLGYALPEGYETTDFDSDWLMDGKLPDEYNEVLLRVGTLTAEKDVATALGVKVALICPVVGNGRRLGTFMMVRLNGRFNDDDSLVAEIASTIIGMIMAHAVSEEEEDEVTERKMAISAIRSLSYSEIVAMQRIFDELNGDEGLLVASRVADEAGITRSVVVNALRKLSSANVIESRSLGMKGTYLRILNKEIRKELEAQRYPYPAGAAELKKKRA
- a CDS encoding DNA polymerase IV, whose translation is MATILHVDLDAFFASIEQRRNPQYRGKPVIVGGLGSRGVVSTCSYEARRYGIHSAMPMAQARRLCPGGIFLPSDMDYYQEVSAQIHTLFYDFTPVVEHLSIDEAFLDMTGCEHFYEQLQDMGSAVKAKITSKVGLTASVGIAPNMFLAKLASDLKKPDGLVIINESNMQTMLDPLPVSRIWGVGTQTQKQLRRYGIQTIKDVRTRTPQFLEQILGNGGLLIWELANGIDDRTVTPDSEAKSIGHETTFPTDISNIADVKRVLANHAAAIGRRLRAKSLSAQTITLKARYSDFHTVTRSITKDYTFQDDDTIYYEACDLLDKLPRGNSPFRLLGISVSRLTPQQQASLFNTQAKYKLSCALDRLTDKYQAPIVYRGTEMKKGPK
- a CDS encoding histidinol-phosphatase HisJ family protein; translated protein: MLVDYHMHTPLCGHAQGKPEEYVQKAQEEGLDQIGFSGHLPLFHLPLDYPYQYLKEPLGRLERYVECIRDIQKTYPDVPIKLGIEVDYFPEKEREIAEVLSFPFDYVIGSVHFARPYSLYDEGFYRRFSSEEVFARYFPVVEKAVASGLFDVIAHFDVPKLYCSVPENLLELAEPALLAMAEEDTCLEINSAGFRTRPGESYPGPLIIKRAWELGIPITLGSDAHHPEHVAFAFDKTVEMLTDIGYNEIATFEGRSRIMVPLGR
- a CDS encoding TrkA C-terminal domain-containing protein, with product MGRKTEPKWPVRLISFARAFTVGLAYYSVHNFPGLTSSFVAIFVALLPFDLMVAMPNLKTRWAAVKQIVLVVIPRISATALTLLKGLLIGIAFGTITRLGLPVFFGAVLTAGLGYSIAVATKGNISGYVGMIAGLSVFGEIVTAPLVAEELLGTVLKVSLIVSYGTFGALLAGWGVGLLVGILTRLCLPRGYRYLKSSAYDQPLEYKPFNEVMGTGDNMTLVSLTVQEGSEFAWRTLAQIAIKERFYAHVLSIQRGHEHITSPGGKDYLLPHDEVVIWVPKHQVDDLLSTARRSKDDEQEVQLRGPGGN
- a CDS encoding DUF1385 domain-containing protein, coding for MSKKFSYGGQAVIEGVMMRGQRTMAIAVRSNDHSIVLDEQTLHPVADRYPFLKWPIIRGAVSLVETLVISIKALNYSASVFAEDEGEELGTKELVLTMGLALLLTVGIFIALPAFLLRFVQAHVQSNVLLNLVEGAIKISLFVAYIAVISLMADIKRVFQYHGAEHKTINCYENGEELTVSNVRKHSPIHARCGTNFILIVFFVSVFIFSFFGRPPFLTRVLVHLAIFPLVAGLSYEVIKVAGRKDASLLVRFIAKPGLLLQKLTTREPEDDQIEVAICSLKSVLKQDAEGVKNVC